In Zingiber officinale cultivar Zhangliang chromosome 1A, Zo_v1.1, whole genome shotgun sequence, a genomic segment contains:
- the LOC122010204 gene encoding uncharacterized protein LOC122010204, which yields MDSIPPPRNDGDKPDDGFVSVNVAELVAAADRPPATPRSMIKSLSRKGGPPRSGGVGGEAVAVAPEEGSSAKDKPLYVAVEREAEAAAAVNRYRRAATVRRPAAWRDPRRVLLVFASLSCMGTLILLYFTLTMSRMNAGTSADEDDPR from the exons ATGGATTCCATTCCGCCGCCACGAAACGACGGCGACAAGCCGGACGACGGTTTTGTGTCTGTCAACGTCGCGGAACTCGTCGCCGCAGCGGACCGTCCTCCAGCAACTCCAAGA TCTATGATAAAGAGCTTGTCGAGGAAAGGAGGACCACCAAGAAGCGGTGGCGTCGGAGGAGAAGCAGTCGCCGTCGCCCCTGAAG AAGGGTCCAGCGCGAAGGATAAGCCGCTCTACGTGGCCGTCGAAAGGGAGGCCGAGGCCGCGGCCGCCGTAAACAGATACAGACGAGCTGCCACCGTGCGGCGGCCGGCTGCATGGCGTGATCCCAGAAGAGTGCTTTTGGTCTTCGCTTCCTT GTCTTGCATGGGGACGCTGATACTCCTCTACTTCACTCTCACGATGAGCAGGATGAACGCCGGCACCAGCGCCGACGAGGACGATCCCAGGTGA